The following coding sequences lie in one Niabella agricola genomic window:
- a CDS encoding family 20 glycosylhydrolase, whose amino-acid sequence MFGLNLKRLLSWILAAGICLPAGAQEKAAIIPDPATKEWLPGSFKLNTLTKVVSLQPETHRIADQLRVDIQERTGYQLPVQKLRAATAAGGIGLLLNKNPDPSLGTEGYMLYIQPEGIRIKANTAHGVFNGVQSLLQLIDSKGRPKPGTAMPLRCLKIQDQPRFGWRGLMLDVSRHFFSKAFVKKYINEMARYKLNVFHWHLTDDNGWRIEIKGLPKLTEVGAWRVPRTGTWAALAPQSGEAATYGGYYTQEEIREIVRYAADRFITIIPEIDVPGHCQALIAAYPGLSCSQQQYPVSNGAGSGQEHNVLCPANDSVYLVLDKIFTQVAELFPGDYIHTGGDEVSYRFWEKHPACQTLMKREKITTGEAYQAYFGQKVAAIVRTKGKKMACWYGHYFDERDKETTMYSWTTREDGIRMSQKKVPVVMTPAWDTYLDFFQGVFSSEPVNVIPGIVRLKHCYEFDPAPEGANVDYILGGQGNLWTESVPSERHAEYMTWPRALALAEVFWSPPEQRNWPGFTDRVINRLAYFQRKGINYAESFYNPVITGVKDSSGKYQVKLDSELPGVQLYYTFDGTNADAYCSRYNGMPLNVPREASQIRVMAYRAGKPLGHQIVFMLSELSHPNLR is encoded by the coding sequence ATGTTTGGACTAAACCTGAAACGGCTGTTATCCTGGATACTGGCTGCGGGCATCTGTTTGCCGGCAGGAGCACAGGAAAAGGCTGCCATCATACCCGATCCTGCAACAAAGGAATGGTTGCCCGGGTCTTTTAAATTGAATACACTCACAAAAGTGGTATCCCTGCAACCGGAGACCCACCGGATCGCAGATCAGTTGCGCGTTGATATACAGGAACGGACAGGATATCAATTACCGGTTCAAAAACTGCGGGCAGCAACAGCAGCGGGCGGAATCGGGCTGCTGCTGAACAAGAACCCGGATCCGTCGCTGGGCACGGAAGGGTATATGCTCTATATACAGCCGGAAGGTATCAGGATAAAAGCCAATACCGCACACGGCGTATTCAACGGGGTACAATCGCTGCTGCAGTTGATCGATAGTAAAGGCAGGCCCAAACCCGGTACTGCAATGCCCCTGCGCTGTTTGAAAATACAGGATCAGCCACGTTTTGGCTGGCGGGGACTGATGCTGGATGTAAGCCGTCATTTCTTTTCCAAGGCATTTGTAAAGAAGTATATCAATGAAATGGCCCGGTATAAACTGAATGTTTTTCACTGGCACCTCACCGATGACAACGGATGGCGGATCGAGATAAAAGGATTGCCCAAACTAACCGAAGTAGGTGCCTGGCGGGTACCCCGTACAGGAACCTGGGCGGCCCTGGCTCCGCAATCGGGGGAGGCGGCTACCTATGGCGGGTATTATACCCAGGAAGAGATCCGCGAAATCGTACGCTATGCGGCAGACCGTTTTATAACCATTATTCCGGAAATTGACGTACCCGGCCACTGCCAGGCACTGATAGCTGCCTACCCGGGTCTTTCCTGTTCGCAACAGCAGTACCCGGTAAGCAATGGTGCTGGTTCCGGTCAGGAACATAATGTACTCTGTCCTGCCAATGACTCTGTATACCTTGTGCTGGATAAGATCTTTACGCAGGTGGCTGAATTATTTCCGGGTGATTATATCCATACCGGAGGCGATGAAGTCAGTTACCGGTTCTGGGAAAAGCACCCGGCGTGTCAGACGCTCATGAAGCGGGAAAAGATCACAACCGGTGAAGCCTACCAGGCCTATTTCGGACAAAAGGTAGCAGCGATTGTCCGGACAAAAGGAAAAAAGATGGCCTGCTGGTACGGACATTATTTTGATGAACGCGATAAAGAAACGACCATGTATAGCTGGACGACGCGGGAAGACGGCATACGCATGTCGCAGAAAAAAGTTCCGGTGGTGATGACTCCGGCCTGGGATACCTACCTGGATTTTTTCCAGGGCGTATTTTCCTCGGAGCCGGTGAATGTGATCCCCGGTATTGTGCGGTTAAAACATTGTTATGAATTTGACCCCGCACCGGAAGGCGCCAATGTGGACTATATCCTGGGCGGACAGGGAAACCTCTGGACGGAGAGTGTACCTTCCGAGCGGCATGCCGAATATATGACCTGGCCAAGAGCCCTGGCCCTGGCGGAAGTATTCTGGTCGCCCCCGGAGCAGCGGAACTGGCCGGGATTTACAGACCGGGTAATCAACCGGCTTGCCTACTTTCAGAGAAAAGGGATCAATTATGCAGAAAGCTTTTATAATCCAGTTATCACCGGCGTAAAAGACAGCAGCGGAAAATACCAGGTAAAGCTGGATAGTGAATTGCCTGGAGTACAGCTTTACTATACATTTGACGGAACCAATGCCGATGCCTATTGTTCCCGATATAACGGCATGCCGCTGAATGTACCACGGGAGGCCAGCCAGATAAGGGTTATGGCTTACCGGGCTGGAAAACCCCTGGGCCATCAGATCGTTTTTATGTTGAGCGAACTGTCTCATCCCAACCTGCGGTAG
- a CDS encoding FecR family protein, with the protein MDRQEDIQELFKKYVNNDISREEFLELLQHLSAEGCEEQLRAWVRNEWSTTAPDGDIFSVELEALLEGLDERLLGRLDGSVTRIPGNRQGSARSLRRKWWLAGAAIIMFLVIGAVIWYTVSQSRHASQQAAVKAHDVNPGGNRAFLAIGNGQRVVLDSNQAAVIVQNGALRYADGSLITSLSADSSHANGQPEFVVLTTPPGGQYRLTLPDGTGVWVNASSSIRYPMRFTGARREVTLSGEAYFEVQKNPDMPFVVMSGGQELSVLGTRFNISAYPEDKRIVTTLAEGSVKILPGVGSQPRLLVPGQQSVLKDGDLSVKKVEVGYYIAWKDGLFVFNRLPVQAILPQIERWYDVQFRYPASMERTLMWGTVSRNVMLSEILEVLTLNTGWKFTLQGKTVLISSKTGMN; encoded by the coding sequence TTGGATCGCCAGGAGGACATACAGGAGCTATTTAAGAAATATGTCAATAATGATATCAGCAGGGAGGAGTTCCTGGAACTGTTGCAGCACCTGTCGGCCGAAGGCTGTGAAGAACAGCTGAGAGCCTGGGTTCGTAATGAATGGTCCACAACGGCCCCGGACGGAGATATATTTTCGGTGGAATTGGAAGCATTGCTGGAGGGGCTGGATGAACGATTACTGGGACGGCTGGATGGATCAGTAACACGAATCCCCGGGAACCGGCAAGGTTCTGCGCGAAGCCTGCGAAGGAAATGGTGGCTCGCCGGTGCAGCGATCATCATGTTCCTGGTCATAGGCGCCGTGATCTGGTATACAGTTTCGCAATCCCGGCATGCGTCGCAGCAGGCAGCTGTCAAAGCACATGATGTAAATCCTGGCGGCAACCGGGCCTTTTTAGCCATTGGGAACGGACAACGGGTGGTGCTGGATAGTAATCAGGCCGCGGTGATCGTACAGAACGGAGCGCTTCGTTATGCGGACGGTTCTTTGATCACTTCGCTGAGTGCGGACAGCAGCCATGCGAACGGACAACCGGAGTTTGTTGTGCTCACAACACCGCCGGGCGGACAATACCGGCTTACGCTTCCTGATGGCACCGGGGTATGGGTCAATGCTTCCTCTTCCATCCGCTATCCAATGCGGTTTACAGGCGCCCGCAGGGAAGTAACGCTGAGCGGGGAAGCCTATTTTGAGGTACAGAAGAACCCGGATATGCCATTTGTTGTAATGAGTGGCGGACAGGAATTGTCTGTACTGGGTACCCGGTTTAATATTTCGGCTTACCCGGAAGATAAAAGGATCGTCACCACGCTGGCAGAGGGGTCGGTAAAGATCCTGCCGGGTGTGGGCAGCCAGCCCCGGCTACTGGTTCCCGGACAACAATCGGTCTTAAAAGACGGGGATCTTTCTGTAAAAAAAGTAGAAGTGGGCTATTATATAGCCTGGAAGGACGGGCTGTTTGTTTTCAACCGGTTGCCGGTTCAGGCGATCCTGCCGCAGATAGAGCGATGGTATGATGTGCAGTTCAGGTACCCCGCATCCATGGAACGCACGTTGATGTGGGGCACCGTTTCCAGGAATGTAATGCTTTCGGAGATCCTGGAGGTGCTTACGTTAAATACCGGGTGGAAGTTTACCCTTCAGGGAAAAACGGTTTTAATAAGTTCAAAAACAGGTATGAATTAA
- a CDS encoding RNA polymerase sigma factor, translated as MTMLSDEQLFSLVKQHDRTAFDQLYNRHWLSLFNKAYKRLRDREACCDLLQDIFADLWNKRDIRNIDNLAAYLNTAVRNKIYTLLSQGKAVNYFVQPFEDIAGTSQADSHFNQKEISNLVQLWMESLPEKRREIFRLRFYEGASTKQISEYLNISQKTVQNQLLLAFRDLRLHLAHYLATVGVLSVLQAAG; from the coding sequence ATGACAATGCTCAGTGATGAACAGCTTTTCTCGCTGGTAAAACAGCATGACCGGACTGCTTTCGATCAGTTGTACAACCGGCACTGGTTGTCTTTGTTCAACAAAGCATATAAGCGTTTGCGCGACCGGGAAGCCTGCTGTGATCTCCTTCAGGATATCTTCGCCGATCTTTGGAATAAGCGTGACATCCGGAATATTGATAACCTGGCAGCATATCTGAACACAGCCGTAAGAAATAAGATATACACCCTGTTGTCTCAGGGAAAGGCGGTGAACTATTTTGTACAGCCCTTTGAAGATATAGCAGGGACTTCGCAGGCAGACAGTCATTTTAATCAAAAAGAGATCAGCAATCTTGTACAACTCTGGATGGAAAGCCTTCCTGAAAAAAGAAGGGAAATCTTCCGGCTTCGTTTTTACGAAGGAGCTTCAACAAAGCAGATCAGCGAATACCTGAACATTTCTCAAAAAACAGTACAGAACCAGCTGCTGCTGGCTTTTCGCGATCTGCGCCTTCACCTGGCGCATTACCTTGCTACAGTGGGCGTACTTTCTGTTTTACAGGCCGCCGGGTAA
- a CDS encoding RagB/SusD family nutrient uptake outer membrane protein — protein MKKNRFFWFLFSLLCMATACERYLDVELQNQLTMDETFSKRQTTESFLANVYSYLPQENLIFDIDGDLPGRSDEGLYSWLSGVPWLNMNSGSQTPATGMYQTWTFYYKAIKQATIFINNVDKCVELTAAQRDVMKAESRFLRAYYYFLMIRKYGPVYIWGDKESDITIKGKDVDRHPLDENVAFLVSEYDKAVAVLPEVITEQAWYGRVTKGVALTAKAELLLYMARPLFNGNNLYAGMKNKDGKFLFPQTPDPNKWELAAQAAKAVIDLNRYELYKDNLETDPFRKAIKSYMGIYFNFWNKEIIWGRWDPAPFQFVSRCAPPQIVKQGFGGYAPSLKLVDTYPMAASGRYPVTGYQANGNPVIDPQSGYSEDGFVNNFIHPLDNFAPIKAHKSTVGRDARFYASVLANGFWWINTYHGQKLVTFHAGGTSPYTQSGDCVKAGYLWRRMSDPSNDIDQGQWGQFSWPFYRLAEVYLDYAEACNEKPSRNEAEALLYINMVRERSGLNKLEEAYPEVLGNQTLLRELLRKERMVELAFEGHRYYDIRTWMIAEKEFNGPYYTRNLQATNYEDSWARTTEIFPGRMVFRPQHYLFPIYQDQLSEMPNITQNYGW, from the coding sequence ATGAAAAAGAATAGATTTTTTTGGTTCCTGTTCTCGCTTCTCTGTATGGCAACGGCTTGCGAACGCTACCTGGATGTAGAGTTACAGAACCAGTTAACGATGGATGAAACTTTTAGTAAACGCCAGACAACAGAATCTTTTCTGGCCAATGTGTACAGCTACCTGCCGCAGGAGAACCTGATATTTGATATAGACGGCGACCTCCCGGGCAGAAGCGATGAAGGATTGTATTCCTGGTTGTCCGGTGTGCCCTGGCTCAATATGAACAGCGGATCGCAAACCCCGGCTACAGGGATGTACCAGACCTGGACCTTCTACTATAAAGCTATTAAACAGGCCACTATCTTTATAAACAATGTTGATAAATGTGTGGAGCTGACCGCCGCACAGCGGGATGTGATGAAGGCAGAATCCCGGTTCCTGAGGGCGTATTATTATTTCTTAATGATCCGGAAATACGGCCCGGTTTATATCTGGGGCGATAAAGAGAGTGATATTACCATTAAAGGGAAAGACGTGGACCGGCACCCACTGGACGAAAATGTGGCATTCCTTGTATCGGAATATGATAAGGCCGTTGCGGTGCTTCCTGAGGTAATTACAGAGCAGGCCTGGTACGGACGGGTTACAAAAGGCGTAGCGTTAACGGCCAAAGCCGAGTTGCTGTTGTATATGGCGCGCCCGCTTTTCAACGGTAATAACCTGTATGCGGGAATGAAAAACAAGGACGGAAAATTCCTTTTTCCGCAAACCCCGGACCCCAATAAATGGGAGCTGGCAGCACAGGCTGCCAAAGCGGTTATAGATCTGAACCGGTATGAGCTGTACAAAGACAACCTGGAAACGGACCCCTTCCGCAAAGCCATTAAATCCTATATGGGGATCTACTTTAACTTCTGGAATAAGGAGATCATCTGGGGCAGGTGGGATCCGGCTCCGTTCCAGTTCGTTTCGCGCTGCGCCCCGCCGCAGATCGTAAAGCAGGGTTTCGGAGGCTATGCCCCCTCATTGAAACTGGTGGATACCTATCCCATGGCAGCCAGTGGCCGGTATCCGGTTACCGGGTACCAGGCAAATGGTAATCCGGTTATTGATCCGCAATCCGGGTATTCGGAAGACGGGTTTGTCAACAACTTCATTCATCCGCTGGACAATTTTGCGCCAATAAAAGCACATAAGAGCACCGTAGGAAGGGATGCCCGTTTTTATGCATCGGTTCTGGCAAACGGGTTCTGGTGGATCAATACGTATCATGGTCAAAAACTGGTAACCTTTCATGCGGGCGGAACCTCTCCCTATACCCAATCCGGCGACTGTGTAAAAGCAGGCTATCTCTGGCGCCGGATGAGCGATCCTTCCAATGATATCGACCAGGGACAATGGGGGCAGTTCTCCTGGCCCTTTTACCGCCTGGCGGAAGTTTACCTGGATTATGCCGAAGCCTGCAATGAGAAGCCTTCAAGAAATGAAGCCGAAGCCTTGCTTTATATTAACATGGTGCGGGAGCGCAGCGGGCTGAATAAACTGGAAGAAGCCTATCCCGAAGTATTGGGTAACCAGACTTTGCTAAGGGAATTATTGCGCAAAGAGCGCATGGTGGAACTGGCCTTTGAAGGACACCGGTACTATGATATCCGCACCTGGATGATCGCAGAGAAGGAATTTAACGGACCATATTATACCCGGAACCTGCAGGCTACTAATTATGAAGATTCCTGGGCGCGTACAACCGAGATCTTCCCAGGAAGAATGGTGTTCCGTCCGCAACATTATTTATTCCCGATCTACCAGGATCAGCTTAGTGAAATGCCCAATATCACTCAAAACTACGGGTGGTAA
- a CDS encoding TonB-dependent receptor, translated as MKQKTNHYSSFLSGGFFFRLLLTGILAAVLCWPARTNGQTISLNVKNASLESVVLSIQQQSGYSFLFKAEYFDQARPVTLTVKQKPVKEVLELLFADQPFDYKINGKIITLIPADKAPPPKAPASPGNKMDITGRVTDSLGNPLKSVSVQLKGTNAGTATDAYGRFSIQAAKGAVLVFSAVGYMEREVTIENRPILDVVLSAVIADLDEIVTVAYGTQRKVSVIGAITSISPSKLKLPVTKLSSALAGQLAGIVAVQSTGEPGSGAAFWIRGVSTFGANSRPLVLVDGIERSLDLVDPEDVESFSILKDATATAVYGVRGANGIVLVTTKRGKISDKPSINLRAEQGYLSPVRMVKLANAEQWMDYYNDISFEGSSNMPYPEHVKQLYLNKTDPDLYPNVDWMDAIFKNRTTNKRVNLNITGGGKIAKYYISGSYLNENGLFEPVITPNYNPQYNYNRFNFRSNLDINVTPSTVLNLNLSNQYERRNRLGVDMANMYTMLISTPPISTPLQYSDGSHAMPLVGFNPYYSLNSTGFTQDFWNTSQSLIGLTQDFSGIITRGLKANFKFSWDAVNESTLDKRKSPATFYATGRDADGKLILHKNTDGSDYLSLARSNRGSRAINLESSLMYDRLFAEQHRIGGLFLFNMREFTNNFPGDYIAAFPYRNIGVASRLTYSFKDKYFAEGNFGYNGSENFAPGKRFGFFPSVAAGYLVSNEAFFQELLPVISLLKFKGSYGEIGNDQIGGNRRFAYNTEMQGSTGYIFGSTGQGGRGGISTGYPGNPDVSWETAIKKNVGVELELFNRLKIQADYFNEKREGIYILQGMVPTIVGNNIKQYVNLGRMENKGIDGSLEYAHMIGEFAIQARGNFTYNRNRILYNDQPDPIWGYQSGVGKRFGQIMGLVALGLFESEAEIANSPQQMYGQVKPGDIKYKDINGDGIINSYDYIGIGYAGLPEISYGFGTSVGWKGFDLSVFFHGVGYVNRVIGGPAIVGPSQNILVEGQILSDVADKRWSLRNPDPNAEYARLSLAFNENNAQASTFYLRDMRFLRLKNAELGYSLPKDLYRKAGISTIRLYAQGVNLLTFSKFKLWDPELDTNTGRAYPQMRVVNLGLNIIF; from the coding sequence ATGAAACAAAAAACAAACCATTACTCCTCCTTCCTTTCCGGCGGCTTTTTTTTCCGGCTGCTGTTAACCGGCATCCTTGCTGCAGTATTGTGCTGGCCCGCCCGAACGAACGGGCAGACGATCTCCCTGAATGTTAAGAACGCTTCGCTGGAGTCGGTGGTGCTGAGCATTCAGCAACAAAGCGGCTATAGCTTTTTGTTTAAGGCCGAATATTTTGACCAGGCCCGGCCGGTTACGTTAACGGTTAAGCAGAAACCGGTTAAAGAAGTATTGGAGCTGTTATTTGCCGATCAGCCATTCGATTATAAGATCAACGGCAAAATCATTACACTGATTCCGGCAGATAAGGCCCCTCCGCCCAAAGCGCCGGCATCACCAGGCAATAAAATGGATATCACAGGACGTGTTACGGATTCTCTGGGAAATCCGCTCAAATCTGTATCCGTGCAGCTGAAAGGTACCAATGCGGGCACCGCTACAGATGCTTATGGCCGCTTTAGTATCCAGGCGGCAAAAGGCGCCGTGCTGGTCTTCAGCGCTGTTGGATATATGGAGCGGGAAGTGACCATCGAAAACCGGCCCATTCTTGATGTGGTGCTGAGTGCGGTGATAGCCGATCTGGATGAGATCGTAACTGTAGCCTATGGTACGCAACGGAAAGTAAGTGTAATAGGCGCCATCACCTCAATCTCACCCAGCAAGCTAAAACTTCCGGTAACGAAGCTCAGCAGTGCCCTGGCCGGTCAGCTGGCCGGGATCGTAGCAGTGCAAAGTACGGGTGAGCCGGGTTCCGGCGCTGCCTTCTGGATCCGGGGCGTGAGCACTTTCGGAGCCAACAGTCGCCCGCTGGTATTGGTGGACGGGATCGAGCGTTCGCTGGACCTGGTGGATCCGGAAGATGTAGAGTCCTTTTCCATTCTGAAAGATGCTACGGCAACAGCGGTATACGGTGTAAGGGGTGCCAACGGTATTGTACTGGTTACGACCAAGCGCGGAAAGATCAGCGACAAGCCCAGCATCAACCTCCGGGCAGAACAAGGTTACCTGAGCCCAGTACGGATGGTAAAACTTGCCAATGCAGAGCAATGGATGGACTACTATAACGATATCAGTTTTGAAGGCTCATCCAATATGCCATACCCAGAACATGTAAAACAACTATATCTCAATAAAACCGATCCGGATCTGTATCCAAATGTAGACTGGATGGATGCGATCTTTAAGAACCGGACCACCAATAAACGCGTAAACCTGAATATAACGGGAGGGGGTAAGATCGCCAAGTATTATATTTCCGGGTCCTATCTCAATGAGAATGGATTGTTCGAGCCGGTGATCACCCCCAATTATAATCCCCAGTATAATTACAACCGGTTCAATTTCCGTTCCAACCTGGATATAAACGTAACTCCATCCACGGTTTTGAACCTGAACCTTTCCAATCAGTATGAGCGCCGGAACCGTCTGGGCGTGGATATGGCTAATATGTACACCATGCTGATCTCCACACCGCCAATCTCCACACCGCTGCAGTATTCCGATGGATCGCATGCCATGCCGCTCGTTGGGTTCAATCCTTATTATTCGTTGAACAGTACCGGCTTTACCCAGGATTTCTGGAACACCTCACAATCACTGATTGGTCTGACGCAGGATTTTTCCGGCATCATCACCAGGGGGCTAAAGGCCAACTTCAAATTCTCCTGGGATGCAGTGAACGAGTCCACCCTTGATAAAAGAAAATCGCCGGCTACCTTTTACGCTACCGGTAGGGATGCAGATGGAAAGCTGATCCTTCATAAAAATACGGACGGCAGCGATTATTTATCCCTAGCCCGCTCCAACCGCGGAAGCCGTGCTATCAACCTGGAGTCATCCCTGATGTACGACCGCCTGTTTGCGGAGCAACATCGCATCGGTGGATTGTTCCTGTTCAATATGCGGGAATTCACTAACAATTTTCCCGGAGATTATATTGCGGCCTTCCCTTACCGGAACATTGGTGTGGCCTCCCGGCTTACCTATTCCTTTAAAGACAAATATTTTGCAGAAGGTAATTTTGGGTATAACGGTTCCGAGAATTTTGCACCGGGAAAACGGTTTGGATTTTTCCCCTCTGTTGCGGCAGGATACCTCGTAAGCAATGAGGCCTTTTTTCAGGAATTGTTACCTGTTATCAGTCTGCTGAAGTTTAAGGGATCCTACGGAGAAATCGGGAACGACCAGATCGGTGGCAACCGCCGGTTTGCCTATAACACGGAAATGCAGGGCTCTACGGGCTACATTTTTGGTAGCACCGGCCAGGGAGGAAGAGGGGGCATCTCTACCGGTTATCCGGGCAACCCGGATGTGTCCTGGGAAACGGCCATTAAAAAGAATGTGGGTGTGGAGCTGGAACTGTTTAACCGGTTAAAGATACAGGCCGACTATTTCAATGAGAAACGGGAGGGTATTTATATTTTACAGGGAATGGTACCAACCATCGTAGGTAACAATATCAAACAGTATGTAAACCTGGGCCGGATGGAAAACAAGGGCATCGACGGGTCGCTTGAATATGCACATATGATAGGCGAGTTTGCCATCCAGGCCCGCGGGAATTTTACCTATAACCGGAACCGGATCCTGTACAACGATCAGCCGGATCCTATATGGGGATACCAGTCGGGTGTGGGAAAACGTTTTGGACAGATTATGGGACTGGTGGCTTTGGGACTTTTTGAATCAGAAGCAGAAATTGCAAACAGCCCGCAGCAGATGTACGGGCAGGTAAAGCCGGGGGATATCAAGTATAAAGATATCAACGGGGATGGGATCATTAATTCCTATGACTATATAGGGATCGGTTATGCCGGCCTGCCGGAGATCAGCTATGGATTTGGCACAAGCGTGGGATGGAAGGGCTTTGATCTATCGGTATTTTTCCATGGAGTGGGCTACGTAAACCGGGTGATCGGCGGTCCTGCCATTGTAGGACCCAGTCAGAACATCCTGGTAGAAGGCCAGATCCTTTCCGATGTAGCAGATAAACGCTGGAGTTTGCGGAATCCGGACCCCAACGCTGAATACGCAAGGCTTTCCCTGGCGTTTAATGAGAATAATGCCCAGGCCTCAACTTTTTACCTGCGGGATATGCGCTTTTTGCGTTTAAAAAACGCAGAGCTGGGATACAGCCTCCCAAAAGATCTGTACCGGAAGGCAGGGATATCAACGATCCGCCTTTATGCACAGGGTGTGAACCTGCTTACCTTCAGTAAATTCAAATTATGGGACCCTGAACTGGATACCAATACAGGAAGGGCCTATCCTCAGATGCGTGTTGTTAATCTGGGATTAAACATTATATTTTAA
- a CDS encoding DUF1735 domain-containing protein, producing MMQRFSNTTSLAFFMITLFLCACQEKRLDGMVEDRIYLVTPGLHTMPVYNWGKDSIGLQVIKSGTGQQPATVRLTIDPTLTDKYKENSEAQYELLDERFYKIASSVLEFKAEDYKKSFDFIIDVTALKQAGGAAKKYVLPCKVSISGGTVQAAKDAVLEEVLVIDLKEPYIAFESAGVMQNPISITAESANEFWFYTKVQANYPGAGNVAFELIADEEYVREYNRTNGTNLVPMPAAAVLFNTGQWTIPPHGSIRQLDCRILKDKLVNSNGLPAYGEYWMPLLIKSVSTNGIDPKKNIQIFRVLYTGGK from the coding sequence ATGATGCAACGATTTTCAAATACGACGTCCTTGGCTTTCTTTATGATAACACTGTTTTTATGCGCATGCCAAGAAAAACGACTGGATGGAATGGTAGAGGACCGGATCTACCTGGTAACACCGGGTTTGCATACCATGCCGGTATATAATTGGGGAAAGGATTCTATTGGATTGCAGGTCATTAAAAGTGGTACGGGGCAGCAGCCTGCAACTGTAAGGCTTACGATCGATCCCACGCTGACCGATAAATACAAAGAAAATTCTGAAGCACAATATGAGCTGCTGGATGAACGGTTTTATAAAATTGCCAGCAGTGTTCTGGAGTTCAAAGCAGAAGACTATAAAAAGTCCTTCGATTTTATTATTGATGTAACAGCATTAAAACAGGCGGGGGGAGCAGCAAAAAAATACGTACTGCCCTGTAAAGTGTCCATTAGTGGCGGAACCGTACAGGCTGCAAAGGACGCGGTACTGGAAGAGGTGCTGGTCATTGATCTGAAGGAGCCTTATATTGCTTTTGAATCAGCAGGCGTTATGCAAAACCCGATCAGTATAACGGCTGAGTCGGCAAATGAGTTCTGGTTTTACACAAAAGTGCAAGCCAATTATCCGGGTGCCGGTAATGTTGCCTTTGAACTGATCGCAGACGAAGAATATGTACGGGAGTATAACCGCACCAACGGAACCAATCTGGTGCCTATGCCCGCGGCGGCCGTCCTCTTCAACACTGGTCAGTGGACCATTCCTCCGCATGGAAGCATCCGGCAGCTGGACTGCAGGATCCTGAAAGATAAACTGGTAAACAGCAACGGACTGCCGGCTTATGGCGAATACTGGATGCCGTTGCTGATCAAATCTGTTTCAACAAATGGTATTGATCCAAAGAAGAACATACAGATCTTCCGGGTCTTGTATACCGGTGGTAAATAA
- a CDS encoding RNA polymerase sigma factor encodes MMRCEADAGEKVLLSRLREGDRPAFQIIYQRHKMSIASAIYRMVKDPGLVEDVLQEVFIRLWEHRQRIDPGLPVAGYLHRIAQNLVCDFFRKLSRDKKMQDQVWTRIQPSVISAGERMEDLEQRELIHAAINLLPPKRREVYILCKFESKSYEEVSLMLNINMSTVNDHIYKANQFLKKYLAARIVYLLLVGISHIGQVL; translated from the coding sequence ATGATGCGTTGTGAAGCGGATGCTGGGGAAAAAGTACTGCTTTCCAGGTTACGGGAAGGAGATCGGCCTGCCTTTCAAATCATTTATCAGCGGCACAAAATGTCCATTGCATCGGCAATTTACCGCATGGTAAAGGACCCCGGGCTGGTGGAAGACGTGTTGCAGGAAGTGTTCATCCGGTTATGGGAACACCGGCAGCGCATTGACCCCGGTTTGCCGGTGGCGGGATACCTGCACCGGATCGCGCAAAATCTTGTATGCGATTTCTTCCGGAAATTATCGCGGGATAAAAAAATGCAGGACCAGGTATGGACGCGTATACAGCCATCTGTGATAAGTGCCGGAGAGCGGATGGAGGACCTTGAGCAGCGGGAACTGATTCACGCTGCCATTAACCTGTTGCCGCCCAAGCGAAGGGAAGTATACATCCTTTGCAAGTTCGAGTCCAAGAGTTATGAAGAAGTTAGCCTGATGCTCAATATTAACATGAGTACCGTGAACGATCATATTTATAAGGCCAACCAGTTCTTAAAAAAATACCTGGCGGCCAGGATCGTATACCTGCTGCTGGTTGGCATCAGTCATATTGGTCAGGTATTGTAA